In the Bacillus shivajii genome, one interval contains:
- the ndk gene encoding nucleoside-diphosphate kinase, protein MERTFLMVKPDGVQRNLIGEIVSRFEKKGFTLAGAKLITVSKDLAETHYSEHKERPFFGELVDFITSSPVFAMVWEGDNVISEARKMMGQTNPQEAAPGTIRGDYGMQVSMNIIHGSDSPESAKREIELFFNEEEILSYDKTIKTWV, encoded by the coding sequence ATGGAACGTACATTTTTAATGGTAAAGCCTGATGGAGTACAACGTAATTTAATAGGAGAAATTGTTTCTCGATTTGAAAAGAAAGGGTTTACATTAGCAGGTGCAAAATTGATAACGGTTTCAAAGGATCTTGCTGAAACTCATTACAGTGAACATAAAGAGCGTCCTTTCTTTGGAGAGCTTGTTGATTTCATTACTTCTTCACCAGTTTTCGCGATGGTTTGGGAAGGTGACAATGTTATAAGTGAAGCAAGAAAAATGATGGGACAAACAAACCCACAAGAAGCAGCGCCTGGTACTATTCGTGGAGACTATGGAATGCAAGTTTCTATGAACATTATTCACGGATCAGATTCACCTGAAAGTGCAAAACGTGAAATCGAACTTTTCTTTAATGAAGAAGAAATTTTATCTTACGACAAGACAATAAAGACTTGGGTTTAA
- a CDS encoding CheR family methyltransferase, with translation MDDYVQFIDQIKRKTGIDLSLYKEAQMKRRLTSLKNKRGFQTFTDYFNELNVNPELFAEFLDRMTINVSEFFRNPSRWEALSERILPEMTKGKRKIKVWSAACSTGEEPYSLSILLKRDYDHMSHDILATDLDEGILKRAKSGFYLERALKEVREADLKHSFIKEGAGYRVSDDTKRDIRFSKHNLLADRYEGDFDLIICRNVLIYFTEDAKNTVYEKFSNALKPGGVLFVGSTEQIFNPERFNFKMEESFFYRKQ, from the coding sequence ATGGATGATTACGTACAATTTATTGACCAAATTAAAAGAAAAACAGGGATTGATTTATCACTTTATAAAGAAGCACAAATGAAGCGACGATTAACTTCATTAAAAAATAAAAGAGGTTTTCAAACCTTTACTGACTACTTTAACGAATTAAATGTAAACCCGGAATTATTTGCTGAGTTTTTAGATCGGATGACGATAAACGTTTCTGAATTTTTTCGAAACCCAAGCAGATGGGAAGCATTGAGTGAGCGAATATTACCTGAAATGACAAAAGGTAAGAGAAAGATAAAGGTTTGGAGCGCGGCATGTTCGACAGGAGAAGAACCTTATTCTCTCTCCATTTTATTAAAGAGAGATTACGATCATATGAGTCATGATATTTTAGCTACTGATTTAGATGAAGGGATATTAAAGCGAGCTAAGTCAGGGTTCTATTTAGAGCGTGCATTAAAAGAGGTAAGAGAAGCAGATTTAAAGCATTCTTTTATAAAAGAAGGAGCAGGTTATCGTGTTAGCGATGATACGAAGCGTGATATAAGGTTTTCAAAACATAATTTATTAGCAGATCGTTACGAGGGTGACTTCGATTTAATTATTTGTAGAAATGTATTAATCTATTTTACAGAAGATGCAAAAAATACTGTGTACGAAAAATTCAGTAATGCATTAAAGCCTGGAGGGGTTTTATTTGTAGGTAGTACAGAGCAAATCTTTAATCCAGAACGATTTAACTTTAAAATGGAAGAATCATTTTTTTATCGAAAACAATAA